A window of Armatimonadota bacterium contains these coding sequences:
- a CDS encoding ribonuclease J, which yields MSLVQIIPLGGAGEIGKNCTVVRQGDDIIVIDCGISFPHEEHYGVDIVIPDFTYLFENRDMVRAIICTHAHEDHVGALSFLLPEMDVPIYATKFTAAMIRSKLAERMRHIEPDLRIIEPGEIIKAGKFEIEPIRVTHSIPETCAMAIRTSLGVVLFTADFKFDFTPVDGKLTDVARLAAVGKEGVIALVSDSTNIDRSGWSPSESEVSVGLRKAFTESPGRVLMTMFSSNVHRMQQALDVARETGRKLAVAGRRMESTLQLAAEIGYVHIPEGTFIRLDEMSSYAEDKLVILTTGSQGEPMAALSQMSRGEYRRMQIREGDTILYSARPIPGNEGAIWRTINRLFLQGANVVYESETPIHVSGHGHAEEIKMMVNLTNPYYIVPVHGEPRHQHIFREMAMDMGWPKARIFEIQNGQPFCFDEKKAWFDDKIEWGEHLIDQHGDVAVTDKVLGERSSLGHDGVVIISIGIDLKRGVVSSSPEVVTRGFSGPSEVVDDGMADVRQALEDLDSASLKDAYVVQEAVEAAMRRAIQKGCRQRPVIVGIVVPEKG from the coding sequence ATGAGCCTCGTTCAGATTATCCCTCTTGGGGGAGCCGGTGAGATCGGCAAGAACTGCACCGTCGTCCGGCAGGGCGACGACATCATCGTCATCGACTGCGGAATCTCCTTCCCGCACGAAGAGCACTACGGCGTCGACATCGTCATCCCCGACTTCACGTACCTGTTCGAGAACCGGGACATGGTGCGGGCGATAATCTGCACCCACGCGCACGAGGACCACGTCGGCGCGCTGAGCTTCCTGCTGCCCGAGATGGACGTGCCGATCTACGCGACCAAGTTCACCGCAGCGATGATCCGCAGCAAGCTCGCCGAGCGCATGCGGCACATCGAGCCGGACTTGCGCATCATCGAGCCCGGCGAGATCATCAAGGCGGGGAAGTTCGAGATCGAGCCGATTCGCGTCACGCACTCGATCCCCGAGACTTGCGCGATGGCGATCCGCACGTCTCTCGGCGTCGTGTTGTTCACGGCCGATTTCAAATTCGACTTCACGCCCGTAGACGGAAAGCTCACAGATGTAGCTCGGCTCGCGGCGGTCGGCAAGGAGGGGGTCATCGCGCTCGTCTCCGACTCGACCAACATCGACCGCTCCGGCTGGAGCCCGAGCGAGAGCGAGGTGAGCGTCGGGCTGAGGAAGGCGTTCACCGAATCGCCGGGCCGCGTGCTGATGACGATGTTCAGCAGCAACGTCCACCGCATGCAGCAGGCGCTCGACGTCGCACGTGAGACCGGTCGCAAACTAGCCGTCGCCGGCAGAAGAATGGAGAGCACACTGCAGCTCGCGGCAGAGATCGGATACGTACACATCCCCGAGGGCACGTTCATCCGTCTCGACGAAATGAGCAGCTACGCCGAGGACAAATTGGTGATCCTGACGACCGGCAGCCAGGGCGAGCCGATGGCGGCGCTCAGCCAGATGTCGCGTGGCGAGTACCGGCGAATGCAGATCCGCGAAGGGGACACGATTCTCTACTCCGCCCGCCCGATCCCTGGAAACGAGGGCGCGATCTGGCGCACGATCAACCGGCTGTTCCTGCAGGGAGCGAACGTGGTCTACGAAAGCGAGACGCCGATCCACGTCAGCGGCCACGGCCACGCGGAGGAGATCAAGATGATGGTCAACCTCACCAACCCATACTATATAGTCCCGGTCCACGGCGAGCCGCGACACCAGCACATCTTCCGCGAGATGGCGATGGACATGGGCTGGCCGAAGGCGCGAATCTTTGAGATTCAGAACGGGCAGCCGTTCTGCTTCGACGAGAAGAAGGCGTGGTTCGACGACAAGATCGAATGGGGCGAGCATCTGATCGACCAGCACGGCGACGTCGCGGTGACGGACAAAGTGCTGGGCGAGCGGTCGTCGCTCGGCCACGATGGAGTCGTGATCATCTCGATCGGTATAGACTTGAAGCGCGGTGTAGTTTCATCAAGCCCCGAGGTCGTCACTCGTGGATTCAGCGGACCGTCCGAGGTGGTCGACGACGGAATGGCGGACGTGCGCCAAGCGCTCGAGGACCTCGATTCGGCTAGCTTGAAGGACGCCTACGTAGTGCAGGAGGCGGTCGAAGCCGCGATGCGTCGCGCGATACAGAAAGGGTGCCGCCAACGCCCGGTTATCGTCGGCATTGTGGTTCCGGAGAAGGGTTGA
- a CDS encoding PEP-CTERM sorting domain-containing protein has translation MIRRGIFVVVAVLGCALSHAQIALSHNGSTVDIDEFSSTIFSWIVGGTEQVFENSWYFRDGDAGTASLVSTIDPNPTVTLFGTQGAEVVYQNSDLTVTINYFLQANSNGTGADLAEQVVFETVFGIELRLFQYQDFDIAGTFTGDTATRQNSSTIMQFEGDFGVTTGATPIPEFSEMSLWSDVLDDITGTAGYNLNTSAGNGIGETQSGDMTFAFQWNRNLGDRGSLVLSTNKVAAVPEPATFAALALGAAALLRRRKKK, from the coding sequence ATGATTCGAAGAGGAATTTTCGTCGTTGTAGCGGTTCTGGGCTGCGCTCTCTCGCACGCGCAGATCGCGCTGTCGCACAACGGCAGCACGGTCGACATTGACGAGTTCAGTTCGACGATCTTTAGCTGGATCGTAGGCGGAACGGAACAAGTCTTTGAAAACAGCTGGTACTTCCGCGACGGCGACGCTGGCACAGCGTCGCTCGTCAGTACGATCGACCCTAATCCGACGGTCACGCTGTTCGGCACGCAAGGTGCAGAAGTCGTTTACCAAAACAGCGACCTGACCGTGACGATAAACTACTTTCTACAGGCCAATAGCAACGGAACCGGTGCCGACTTGGCTGAGCAAGTCGTATTCGAGACCGTCTTCGGCATCGAGCTGCGACTGTTCCAGTACCAGGACTTCGACATCGCCGGCACGTTTACCGGAGATACCGCCACGCGCCAGAACAGTTCGACGATCATGCAGTTCGAGGGCGACTTTGGGGTGACGACTGGTGCCACGCCCATTCCTGAGTTCAGTGAGATGAGCCTGTGGTCAGACGTTCTCGACGACATCACCGGCACGGCTGGATATAACCTCAATACTTCCGCGGGCAACGGCATCGGCGAGACGCAGAGCGGCGACATGACTTTCGCCTTCCAGTGGAACCGAAACCTAGGCGACCGCGGCTCGCTCGTTTTGAGCACCAACAAGGTCGCGGCAGTCCCGGAGCCGGCGACGTTCGCCGCGCTCGCCCTCGGGGCAGCGGCTCTGCTCCGGCGGCGGAAGAAAAAGTAG
- a CDS encoding PEP-CTERM sorting domain-containing protein, whose protein sequence is MNMTRRTKLALVGLAVLALPTLGHAQNLLVYGGFETDNVVPLAGIVNPLQPGLWGVERAVRDTGPTGGVIPYKGNWMLKMDDPGGVVTQAFQFVDISNRGTLNELEVEAWYNSDADAARVNLIVSYYRTNLDWFNEISVDSRAMVLDNDTSTWQGLYYRSDIPGAANWVGFQVSFVNTTIGADSGFVDGASLLLVPEPATMIALGIGLAALAARRRRKQG, encoded by the coding sequence ATGAATATGACACGTAGGACCAAACTTGCTTTGGTCGGCCTGGCGGTCCTTGCGCTTCCAACGCTCGGGCACGCGCAAAACCTTCTAGTATACGGAGGGTTTGAGACTGATAACGTCGTACCCCTTGCGGGCATTGTGAACCCGCTCCAGCCTGGACTCTGGGGAGTCGAGCGAGCCGTTCGTGACACGGGTCCGACCGGCGGCGTTATTCCTTATAAGGGCAACTGGATGCTCAAAATGGACGACCCTGGCGGGGTCGTTACGCAGGCGTTTCAATTCGTTGACATTTCGAACCGTGGCACCCTAAACGAGCTCGAAGTGGAAGCCTGGTATAACTCGGACGCGGACGCTGCTAGGGTCAATCTCATAGTGTCTTATTATAGGACCAACCTCGACTGGTTCAACGAGATAAGCGTTGACAGCCGGGCAATGGTTTTAGACAATGACACGTCAACCTGGCAAGGGCTGTACTACCGTTCGGATATCCCTGGGGCTGCCAACTGGGTTGGCTTCCAGGTTAGTTTTGTCAACACCACGATCGGAGCTGACTCCGGGTTCGTGGACGGCGCGTCGCTCCTGCTCGTTCCGGAGCCCGCCACGATGATCGCGCTCGGCATCGGCCTCGCGGCGCTCGCCGCGCGGCGACGCCGAAAGCAAGGCTAG
- a CDS encoding four helix bundle protein: protein MAVGRGQLAMEEKLVFGYEKLQIWQRGMNLWERLHRITSTFPDDERFGLVSQIRRAACSVPTNIAEGYGKSTNRAFAAMVVHARGSAFELRTLIDGALRFGYIESDTAKELLEEIVEISKMINGFLKKLEQSQVKETRTDYGVEADAEDLKSTV, encoded by the coding sequence TTGGCAGTTGGCAGAGGGCAGTTAGCAATGGAGGAAAAGCTAGTGTTCGGATATGAGAAGCTTCAGATTTGGCAGCGTGGCATGAATCTATGGGAGCGTCTCCATCGCATTACGTCAACGTTTCCGGACGACGAGAGGTTCGGGCTTGTCTCCCAGATCCGCCGAGCGGCTTGCTCCGTTCCTACAAACATAGCAGAAGGTTATGGCAAGAGCACGAACCGGGCGTTCGCGGCCATGGTCGTTCATGCAAGGGGTTCAGCGTTCGAACTGAGGACTCTTATTGACGGAGCACTGCGGTTTGGGTACATCGAATCGGACACGGCGAAGGAATTACTTGAAGAGATCGTAGAGATAAGCAAGATGATCAACGGATTCTTGAAGAAACTTGAACAGAGTCAGGTGAAGGAAACTCGGACTGACTACGGTGTCGAAGCAGACGCCGAGGATCTGAAATCAACAGTCTGA
- a CDS encoding exo-alpha-sialidase → MSSVRVLVGTKKGAFICTSDGKRRDWKIEGPHFGGWEMYHLKGSPVNPDRIYASQTNAWFGQIIQRSDDGGKTWDTPGSTEAERESMSGGESNKFVYEGVAGTHKTFDGSDVPWVFKRVWHLEPSLTDPDTVYAGVEDAALFKSTDAGKTWQEISGLRKHTTGKDWQPGAGGMCLHTILVDPSKSDRLFVAISAAGTFRTDDGGETWKPINKGLHSDMMPEPEAEVGHCVHRIAFHPSRPDTLFMQKHWDIMRSDDAGEQWHEVSGNLPSDFGFPIEVHSHEPETIYVVPIKSDSEHFVPDAKLRVYRSRTGGNEWEALTNGLPQKDCYVNVLREAMAVDTLDDCGIYFGTTGGQLYVSPDSGDHWTAINEHFPSVLSVEVQTLG, encoded by the coding sequence ATGAGCAGCGTCAGAGTCCTCGTTGGAACCAAGAAAGGTGCGTTCATTTGCACGTCCGACGGCAAGCGCCGAGACTGGAAGATCGAAGGTCCCCACTTCGGCGGCTGGGAGATGTACCACCTGAAGGGCTCGCCTGTGAACCCCGACCGCATCTACGCTTCACAGACGAACGCTTGGTTCGGACAGATCATCCAACGCTCCGACGACGGAGGCAAGACCTGGGACACGCCAGGGAGCACTGAGGCCGAGCGGGAGAGCATGTCGGGCGGAGAGAGCAACAAGTTCGTTTACGAAGGGGTCGCCGGCACCCACAAGACGTTCGACGGTTCGGACGTGCCCTGGGTCTTCAAGCGCGTGTGGCACCTAGAGCCATCGCTGACCGATCCTGACACCGTGTACGCGGGGGTTGAAGACGCCGCACTGTTCAAGTCCACCGACGCGGGCAAGACGTGGCAAGAGATCAGCGGGCTGCGCAAGCACACGACCGGCAAGGACTGGCAGCCAGGTGCGGGCGGCATGTGCCTCCACACCATCCTCGTCGACCCTTCCAAATCTGACCGCCTTTTTGTCGCCATCTCGGCAGCTGGCACGTTCCGAACCGACGACGGCGGCGAGACATGGAAGCCGATCAACAAGGGACTGCATTCGGACATGATGCCGGAGCCGGAGGCCGAGGTCGGCCACTGCGTTCACCGCATCGCGTTCCACCCTTCTCGCCCCGACACGCTCTTCATGCAGAAGCACTGGGACATCATGCGCAGCGACGACGCGGGCGAGCAATGGCACGAGGTGAGCGGCAACCTTCCGAGCGACTTCGGGTTCCCGATCGAAGTCCACTCCCACGAGCCGGAGACCATTTACGTCGTTCCGATCAAGAGCGATTCGGAGCACTTCGTGCCGGACGCAAAGCTCCGCGTGTACCGCAGCCGGACCGGCGGCAACGAGTGGGAGGCGCTCACGAACGGCCTGCCGCAAAAGGACTGCTACGTCAACGTCCTGCGCGAGGCGATGGCCGTGGACACTCTTGATGACTGTGGCATTTACTTCGGAACCACAGGCGGTCAGCTGTACGTCTCACCGGATTCGGGCGACCACTGGACGGCGATCAACGAGCACTTCCCAAGTGTGCTCTCCGTCGAGGTGCAGACGCTGGGGTAG
- a CDS encoding FHA domain-containing protein — MRPWIKRVLLFALLGACSGALAAWIAYEVRGPVNIGDTFGDLDLKISVDDVTLSDEPWAITAFILLGALVCGSIAVAYVSRKGARRMLQAVAVAAPLGALGCWGSRWLMDQMIYSIADARYGTREISLLELTSVTFFPGLVWQVGVALGLTMPVVLAIGLSRFTLLRGLLGSVFVIVFGQIIGVVVALLVVILIVGMMFGGTTPSGDASGYLRFVDVLYLFNLGLGAGIAFAVAEAVYKPVWLKSFRGQTEGRTWALQGAISRIGSQEGIEVLLPADGTIAPVHAQIQAGEDAHYIVDLAGDLKVNGQPVQTQWLNDGDQIGVGSAMLLFRTRLQGQKKGKEVPQTVAMSPAPIQMPVLIDAVGNEHVLHNGVNVVGRDIGCDIAMTWERGISRTHAELIVDQNGVTVKDRGSTNGTFVDGERLQAPTVLAPGQTVTFGKVACKLKQNRLA, encoded by the coding sequence ATGCGCCCGTGGATCAAGCGTGTCCTGCTCTTCGCGCTTCTTGGCGCGTGCTCTGGAGCGTTGGCGGCGTGGATCGCCTATGAGGTCCGCGGGCCGGTGAACATAGGGGATACCTTCGGCGATCTGGACCTGAAGATCAGCGTAGACGACGTCACGCTGTCCGACGAGCCCTGGGCGATAACGGCCTTCATTCTGCTTGGCGCTCTCGTCTGTGGAAGCATCGCTGTGGCCTACGTCTCGCGAAAGGGGGCTCGGCGCATGTTACAGGCGGTTGCGGTCGCGGCCCCGCTTGGCGCACTCGGCTGTTGGGGCTCTCGTTGGCTGATGGACCAGATGATCTACAGCATCGCCGACGCGCGGTACGGAACCCGGGAGATTTCCCTCCTCGAATTGACGAGCGTGACGTTCTTCCCTGGCCTTGTTTGGCAGGTCGGGGTCGCGCTCGGACTGACCATGCCTGTCGTGCTGGCCATCGGGCTGAGCAGATTCACGCTGCTGCGGGGCCTGCTGGGCTCCGTCTTCGTGATCGTCTTTGGCCAGATCATAGGCGTTGTTGTCGCACTGTTGGTCGTGATCCTGATCGTCGGCATGATGTTCGGCGGCACCACTCCTAGCGGGGATGCGAGCGGCTACTTGCGGTTCGTGGACGTGCTGTACCTGTTCAACCTCGGCCTAGGCGCCGGCATCGCATTCGCGGTCGCAGAGGCAGTGTACAAACCCGTTTGGCTCAAGTCGTTCCGCGGTCAGACCGAGGGTCGAACGTGGGCGTTGCAAGGTGCGATCAGCAGGATCGGAAGTCAAGAGGGGATCGAGGTGCTGCTGCCAGCCGACGGAACGATCGCACCCGTGCACGCGCAGATACAGGCCGGAGAGGACGCGCACTACATCGTCGATCTGGCCGGCGATCTGAAGGTCAACGGACAGCCGGTGCAGACGCAGTGGCTGAACGACGGCGACCAGATCGGAGTGGGCTCGGCGATGCTGCTGTTCCGCACGCGATTGCAAGGTCAGAAGAAAGGGAAAGAAGTTCCGCAGACCGTCGCGATGTCGCCCGCGCCGATCCAGATGCCGGTGCTGATCGACGCCGTCGGGAACGAGCACGTCCTGCACAACGGGGTCAACGTCGTCGGCAGGGACATCGGTTGCGATATAGCGATGACGTGGGAGAGGGGAATCTCGCGGACGCACGCCGAGCTCATCGTCGATCAGAACGGCGTGACTGTCAAAGACCGCGGATCGACGAACGGAACTTTCGTCGACGGCGAGCGGTTGCAAGCGCCGACGGTCCTCGCGCCAGGGCAGACCGTCACGTTCGGCAAGGTCGCCTGCAAGCTGAAACAGAACCGCCTGGCCTAA
- a CDS encoding MoaD/ThiS family protein, whose translation MPLQTANCDQPTKQVRVVLPHHLRNLAKVGAEVSLDLSGAVTIDLILDALESQYPMLKGTIRDHTTKKRRPFLRFFACGEDLSLDPTDTPLPDAIATGGEPFLIIGAIAGG comes from the coding sequence ATGCCACTGCAAACTGCAAACTGCGATCAGCCAACTAAACAGGTCCGCGTCGTTCTGCCGCACCACCTGCGCAACCTGGCGAAAGTCGGAGCGGAAGTGTCGCTTGATTTATCGGGTGCTGTGACTATCGATTTGATACTCGATGCTCTCGAGTCGCAGTACCCGATGCTGAAAGGGACGATCCGCGACCACACGACAAAGAAACGCCGCCCGTTCCTCCGCTTCTTCGCATGCGGCGAAGACCTCTCGCTCGATCCCACGGACACGCCTTTGCCCGACGCGATCGCAACAGGCGGAGAGCCGTTCTTAATCATCGGCGCAATCGCTGGCGGCTAG